Proteins encoded in a region of the Paenibacillus sp. E222 genome:
- a CDS encoding ATP-binding protein — protein sequence MRNWVKNENVQMTAIAFATAVGAQFKINPFREDYFRIGLGVSILLFLLMIMPHLSYVKTGILTGIANLLFQSADLINHVQTVSILESMRDNLGAGVYYVVFAYGLSKFRHRFHEMQPLLLGGLITCIDFSSNFVELLLRGMLSGTNIFYMKEWLYLLVVGGLRSYFVIGLYNSFAVRQMRLLHAEQEKRMEQMLSVNSGLYGEAFYLQKAMNTIEGIAVDSYDLYRDLREQELNQYSQRTLGIAQQIHEVKKDSQRILAGLLKLYDSEKAVNMSLSEVLNFAIKGNRKYSEMLNRKIEIRIEQQYDCDSPYYIPLLTVMNNLIANAVEAIENDGTIRIRVLEEGADVQFAVIDSGKGVPEAKRDVIFEPGYTTKFNEVGIAATGIGLSHVRDIVQSLEGRISVESAPQGDKGSAFVVSIPKANLVNGDGADQMVQMDK from the coding sequence ATGCGCAATTGGGTCAAAAATGAGAATGTGCAGATGACGGCCATTGCCTTTGCCACAGCGGTAGGTGCGCAATTCAAGATTAATCCATTCCGGGAAGATTATTTCCGAATCGGGTTGGGGGTCAGCATCCTTTTATTTCTGCTGATGATTATGCCGCACCTGTCTTATGTGAAGACAGGAATCTTGACAGGCATCGCGAATTTGCTGTTTCAGTCGGCAGATCTCATTAATCATGTACAGACCGTGTCCATTCTGGAAAGTATGCGGGACAATCTGGGGGCAGGCGTGTATTACGTGGTCTTTGCCTATGGGCTGAGCAAGTTCAGGCATCGATTTCATGAGATGCAGCCTCTTCTGCTCGGCGGGCTGATCACATGTATCGATTTCTCATCTAATTTTGTTGAGCTGCTTCTTCGCGGAATGTTAAGTGGGACCAATATCTTTTATATGAAGGAATGGTTGTATCTGCTTGTGGTGGGCGGTCTGCGAAGTTACTTTGTGATTGGGCTCTACAACAGTTTTGCGGTGAGGCAGATGCGGCTCTTGCATGCAGAGCAGGAGAAGCGAATGGAGCAGATGCTGAGCGTGAATTCGGGTCTGTATGGCGAAGCCTTTTATCTGCAAAAAGCCATGAATACGATTGAAGGCATTGCTGTAGACAGCTACGATCTTTATCGGGATCTGAGAGAGCAGGAATTGAACCAATATAGCCAGCGGACGCTCGGCATTGCTCAACAGATTCATGAGGTCAAAAAGGACTCCCAACGTATCCTTGCAGGTCTGTTGAAATTGTATGATAGCGAAAAAGCAGTGAATATGAGTCTTTCCGAGGTATTAAACTTTGCGATCAAAGGAAACCGGAAGTATAGCGAAATGCTGAACAGAAAGATTGAGATTCGCATCGAGCAGCAGTATGACTGTGACTCGCCTTACTATATTCCTCTCTTGACTGTCATGAATAATCTGATCGCCAATGCCGTGGAAGCTATTGAAAACGACGGAACGATTCGGATTCGAGTATTGGAAGAGGGAGCCGATGTGCAATTTGCAGTCATTGATTCGGGAAAAGGTGTACCCGAGGCGAAGCGAGATGTAATCTTTGAACCCGGTTATACAACCAAATTCAATGAAGTGGGCATTGCAGCAACCGGAATTGGCCTGTCCCATGTACGTGATATCGTTCAGTCCCTGGAAGGACGAATCAGTGTGGAATCGGCTCCACAAGGGGATAAGGGCTCCGCATTTGTCGTATCCATTCCGAAAGCAAATCTGGTCAATGGGGACGGTGCGGACCAAATGGTTCAAATGGATAAGTAA
- a CDS encoding DUF4180 domain-containing protein, with amino-acid sequence MNITIDQQGNSKVAIIESDDIVINNTQDALDLMASVKYTDDAHKILIDKSNLTEDFFELKTKLAGDILQKYVNYQVKIAIVGDFDGYNSKSLRDFIYECNHGKHVFFLKNKEEALQALHNID; translated from the coding sequence TTGAATATAACTATTGATCAACAGGGCAACTCCAAGGTTGCCATCATCGAAAGTGATGACATCGTTATTAACAATACTCAAGACGCTCTGGATCTGATGGCCTCTGTGAAATACACGGATGACGCACATAAAATCTTGATTGATAAATCCAATCTCACCGAAGATTTCTTCGAACTGAAGACCAAACTTGCAGGTGATATCTTGCAGAAATACGTGAACTACCAGGTGAAAATTGCCATAGTCGGAGATTTTGACGGATACAACAGCAAAAGTCTCAGAGACTTCATCTATGAGTGCAACCATGGCAAGCATGTTTTCTTTTTGAAAAACAAAGAGGAAGCACTCCAGGCTTTACATAATATCGATTAA
- a CDS encoding SRPBCC family protein codes for MIADLKSVPNGTIACFERHWKHAAEDVWSFLTDNEKLAKWFSELEVTDLREGGSIKFNMPDGTFKELNIIELIPGTILEYTWAEDRVRFELYPEPNGCRLLLLETIHHITSHTPKDLAGWHVCLNVIEALLDGRTLESREAEWKIWYEKYQQHVDRFLKI; via the coding sequence ATGATTGCAGATTTGAAGTCAGTACCGAATGGCACCATAGCTTGTTTTGAACGTCATTGGAAGCACGCTGCGGAGGATGTATGGTCCTTTTTGACGGATAACGAAAAGCTTGCAAAGTGGTTCTCCGAACTCGAAGTAACGGACCTGCGAGAAGGTGGAAGCATCAAGTTTAATATGCCGGATGGTACCTTTAAGGAACTCAACATTATCGAGCTTATCCCTGGCACTATTCTCGAATATACCTGGGCAGAAGACCGTGTTCGGTTTGAGTTATATCCAGAGCCGAATGGGTGTCGTCTGCTGCTGCTCGAAACCATCCATCACATCACAAGCCATACACCTAAAGATTTAGCGGGGTGGCATGTCTGCCTGAACGTCATTGAGGCATTACTGGATGGTCGTACATTGGAATCTCGTGAAGCAGAATGGAAAATCTGGTACGAGAAATACCAGCAGCATGTGGATCGTTTTCTCAAAATCTAG
- a CDS encoding SGNH/GDSL hydrolase family protein encodes MREEHIVGVNERLQSYALSDVSNLKVHGRTTGQRPPLTLFWTGSAVELNAKASELWVEIESDYDLYEPWISILINGVPVSRQMLTAGRYWICVFRGMNENVVKNVRIVKDVQAMNGDPGCSLQIHAVKSDGVFVPVEEKPYKIEFIGDSITSGEGAIGAKTEEDWIPMWFSAIHNYTAMTAEALNAEYRVISQSGWGVLTSWDNNPNANIPDYYEQVCGLVTGDKNAALGAGDKHDFNSWQPDVVVVNLGSNDGGAFQTSAWQDPVTGKVYKQRLNEDGTYHEEDLAAFENAVTRFLTQLRKNNPEAHLVWAYGMLGFPMMPAIYRAVDAYTRQSGDTKVSVIQLPNTTEETVGARSHPGELSHRKTADALAEYLKGILKF; translated from the coding sequence ATGCGGGAGGAACACATCGTGGGAGTTAATGAGAGATTACAATCGTACGCGTTGTCTGATGTTAGCAATCTCAAAGTACATGGCAGAACGACAGGACAACGGCCGCCCTTAACTTTGTTTTGGACCGGAAGTGCGGTTGAACTTAATGCAAAAGCTTCTGAGTTGTGGGTGGAGATCGAGTCCGATTATGACCTGTATGAACCTTGGATCAGCATTCTGATTAACGGTGTCCCGGTGAGCAGACAGATGTTAACGGCGGGTAGGTATTGGATCTGTGTATTCCGAGGAATGAACGAGAATGTGGTGAAAAATGTACGCATCGTCAAAGATGTACAGGCCATGAATGGAGATCCGGGCTGTTCCTTGCAGATTCATGCGGTGAAGTCCGATGGTGTCTTCGTACCTGTAGAGGAAAAACCGTACAAGATTGAATTTATCGGCGACAGTATTACATCCGGAGAAGGTGCAATTGGAGCCAAGACAGAAGAGGATTGGATTCCGATGTGGTTCAGTGCCATACATAATTATACGGCTATGACAGCAGAAGCGCTGAATGCAGAATACCGCGTCATCTCGCAGAGCGGCTGGGGTGTGCTGACGAGTTGGGATAACAATCCGAATGCAAATATCCCTGATTATTACGAGCAAGTCTGTGGATTGGTGACCGGAGATAAGAACGCAGCACTTGGCGCAGGGGACAAGCATGATTTTAACTCCTGGCAGCCGGATGTAGTGGTCGTTAATCTGGGAAGCAATGATGGAGGGGCCTTTCAAACCTCGGCGTGGCAGGACCCCGTTACCGGAAAGGTGTACAAGCAACGCCTGAACGAAGACGGCACTTACCATGAAGAGGATCTGGCTGCTTTTGAGAATGCCGTGACCCGATTCTTGACCCAACTTCGAAAAAACAATCCAGAAGCGCATCTTGTATGGGCATACGGCATGCTTGGATTCCCGATGATGCCAGCGATTTATCGTGCTGTTGACGCTTATACGAGACAGTCCGGAGATACGAAAGTCTCGGTGATACAGCTTCCCAATACGACCGAGGAGACGGTAGGCGCCAGAAGTCATCCGGGTGAGTTATCTCATCGAAAGACTGCTGATGCGTTAGCGGAGTATCTAAAGGGAATTTTAAAATTTTAA
- a CDS encoding dihydrofolate reductase family protein, whose protein sequence is MSNNKVVLYIAMSLDGYIARPDGSVDWLFDVEGDGGDNGYGEFYSTIGSVVMGRLTYEEVLKLSEDFPYADRPTYVLSRSKQAPAPHVQFTDEAVENLIPRLKQDSSGDIWIVGGGQLVQAVLEQQLLDEVEIAIIPKVLGKGIPLFPTGTVPTHFKMIHTQTLGQIISIRYQVQGE, encoded by the coding sequence ATGTCTAACAATAAAGTCGTGTTATATATTGCGATGAGTCTGGATGGGTACATTGCAAGACCGGATGGTTCGGTGGATTGGCTGTTCGATGTGGAAGGCGATGGTGGCGATAACGGGTATGGCGAGTTCTATTCAACGATTGGATCGGTGGTCATGGGACGTCTTACGTATGAAGAGGTGCTCAAGCTGTCAGAGGATTTCCCCTATGCGGATCGCCCGACGTATGTACTTTCCCGTTCCAAACAAGCCCCTGCACCACATGTACAATTTACGGACGAGGCTGTGGAGAACCTGATTCCCCGATTGAAGCAGGACTCCAGCGGTGACATTTGGATTGTTGGCGGAGGCCAGCTGGTGCAAGCCGTTCTGGAACAGCAACTGCTCGATGAGGTTGAGATTGCCATTATTCCTAAGGTTCTTGGCAAAGGAATCCCCCTGTTTCCAACAGGGACTGTACCAACTCATTTCAAAATGATTCATACGCAGACGCTGGGACAGATCATTTCGATTCGCTATCAGGTACAAGGGGAGTAA
- a CDS encoding YafY family protein: protein MNNRKLALMRLMDSRKKFTARELAERFQVSIRTIQRDLNDLQELGFPLYTEVGVNGGYRVLPNRILPPLQLTQHEALGLFMMIEYLENVPDFPYGSIREHLAEEYYSTLPQDVQDLITRMRQHITFLQHHAVQAEALTTEILGAAVDKREIEFIYHSRQGHKTVQVFPIGIYYDHGYWYMPARRKDRVLLYRVDRMQELVMLDSIDESVPSLQEWLNFKEERESIEVVLQFTDFGARLAGSDVLFKSVEGNEWRGLVPHEEFPFTARKLLSYGPEVKVIEPLELQQQVREMLERSLNQYNTL, encoded by the coding sequence ATGAATAATCGAAAACTCGCATTGATGCGACTCATGGATTCGAGAAAGAAATTTACGGCTCGTGAATTGGCGGAGCGTTTTCAGGTGTCGATCCGTACGATCCAGCGAGATCTGAATGATCTGCAGGAGCTGGGCTTTCCTTTGTATACGGAGGTTGGAGTGAACGGGGGTTACCGAGTACTTCCTAATCGAATTTTGCCACCTCTTCAACTCACACAGCATGAGGCTTTGGGGTTGTTTATGATGATTGAATATTTGGAGAACGTCCCGGATTTTCCGTATGGATCGATTCGTGAGCATCTCGCCGAGGAATATTATTCAACTTTGCCTCAGGATGTACAGGATCTGATTACACGGATGAGGCAGCACATTACGTTCCTTCAACATCATGCTGTACAGGCCGAGGCATTAACAACAGAGATATTAGGCGCAGCAGTAGATAAAAGAGAGATTGAATTTATATATCATTCCCGGCAGGGACATAAAACAGTACAGGTCTTCCCCATCGGCATCTATTACGATCACGGGTATTGGTATATGCCGGCCCGGAGGAAGGATCGGGTGCTGTTGTATCGGGTGGATCGCATGCAGGAGCTGGTTATGCTGGATTCCATCGACGAGTCGGTTCCTAGTTTGCAAGAATGGTTGAATTTCAAGGAAGAGAGAGAAAGCATAGAAGTCGTGCTGCAATTCACGGATTTTGGGGCGAGACTGGCAGGGTCAGATGTACTGTTCAAGTCGGTTGAAGGTAATGAATGGCGAGGACTGGTTCCGCATGAGGAGTTTCCTTTTACAGCGCGGAAGCTGCTCTCCTATGGGCCTGAAGTGAAGGTGATTGAGCCGCTGGAGCTGCAACAACAAGTGAGAGAGATGCTGGAACGGAGTTTGAATCAGTACAATACGTTGTAA
- a CDS encoding CD3324 family protein: MKYINADTIFPESLLKEIQRHIPGGLVYIPKPKEAHQKWGENSGSRMVLKQRNDEIRQLFAAGMSIDQLIEQFCLSIDSIKKIVYSKK, from the coding sequence ATGAAATATATTAACGCAGACACCATCTTTCCGGAATCATTGCTAAAGGAGATCCAGCGCCACATCCCTGGTGGATTGGTGTATATCCCCAAACCGAAGGAAGCCCATCAAAAGTGGGGCGAGAATTCAGGCAGCCGGATGGTTTTGAAGCAAAGGAACGATGAAATCCGCCAGCTATTCGCTGCGGGCATGTCCATTGACCAACTCATAGAGCAATTTTGTTTGTCCATCGACAGTATCAAGAAAATTGTATATTCCAAAAAGTGA
- a CDS encoding GNAT family N-acetyltransferase has product MKIDVQIAHNNESYIIKNMYPLYLHDLSGHYGLDAEHTPNQHGIFEMGDDYKTLQDQYDVQNIWWEKPNVLYTFLIRVDGVPAGFVFVATAPHCSADTDFFVHEFFLMQPFRGMGIAENAAKEVFRRFRGRWELFTNPSEKNKVGQHFWRKTVSNYTQGNYKELLDQTHDGKKVIFRFSNR; this is encoded by the coding sequence TTGAAAATTGACGTGCAGATAGCGCATAACAACGAGTCATATATCATCAAAAATATGTATCCTTTATACCTTCATGATTTATCCGGACATTATGGGCTGGATGCAGAACACACCCCGAATCAACACGGGATTTTTGAAATGGGTGATGATTACAAAACGTTGCAAGATCAATATGATGTCCAGAACATATGGTGGGAAAAACCGAACGTTCTCTATACATTTTTGATTAGAGTAGATGGCGTACCAGCAGGTTTTGTATTTGTGGCTACTGCGCCTCATTGTTCGGCAGACACCGATTTCTTTGTACATGAATTCTTTCTGATGCAGCCATTCAGAGGTATGGGGATTGCAGAGAACGCTGCAAAAGAGGTATTCCGGAGATTTCGGGGCCGATGGGAGTTGTTCACGAATCCTTCAGAGAAAAATAAAGTGGGTCAACACTTTTGGCGTAAAACCGTATCGAACTATACCCAGGGAAATTATAAGGAGCTGCTGGACCAAACCCATGATGGTAAAAAGGTGATCTTTAGATTTTCAAATCGTTAA
- a CDS encoding class I SAM-dependent methyltransferase, whose protein sequence is MEWLSFFNQYIQGPRWIGAIAPSSKYLAAKMVKDIAFDRASCIVEYGPGTGVFTEMMLANIQSGTLLILIENNARFCQLLRKKYGHLPNVHIIHNSAVHVDQHIRQYGLNKVDYIVSGLPFASLPTEVSLDILAKSRQYLKQDGKFITFQYTLLKRGLLKQFFENVSMTRVYRNLPPAYVFSCSR, encoded by the coding sequence ATGGAATGGTTATCTTTTTTTAATCAGTACATCCAGGGTCCACGATGGATTGGGGCGATTGCCCCCAGCTCAAAATATTTAGCAGCGAAAATGGTGAAAGACATCGCATTTGACCGTGCATCCTGCATTGTGGAATATGGGCCGGGCACGGGGGTGTTTACGGAAATGATGCTTGCGAACATACAGTCAGGGACGCTCCTGATCCTGATTGAAAACAACGCCCGTTTCTGCCAGTTGCTGCGCAAAAAGTACGGTCATCTTCCGAATGTACACATCATTCATAATTCTGCCGTGCATGTCGATCAGCACATACGACAATACGGACTGAACAAGGTTGATTACATTGTATCCGGACTGCCTTTTGCGAGTCTGCCTACGGAGGTTTCACTGGACATTTTAGCTAAATCAAGGCAATATTTGAAACAAGATGGCAAGTTCATTACTTTTCAGTACACGTTACTTAAACGAGGATTACTCAAGCAATTTTTCGAAAACGTAAGCATGACAAGGGTCTACCGTAACCTGCCGCCTGCTTATGTATTCAGCTGCAGCCGATAA
- a CDS encoding AbfB domain-containing protein produces MFGLHPERTSAASVTITNGSDWLDTAGNPIQANSGNILKVGSTYYWYGEHAVSGKFDSVNVYTSTDLKNWTFSNAILTKDSATELASSKIERPKVIYNAATKQYVLWAHYENGTDYNLGRVAVATSSTPNGKYTYEGSFRPLDYESRDMTVFIDTDGTGYLITASRKNGGANDTMAIFKMNASYTGVESFVGWQFENAYREAPAVVKKGNRYYLFTSQAAGWYPNQGAYATTSSMTGPWSALTPYGNPSAFGSQIHDIATITGSGTTSYIYMGDRWNPLNLGEHKHIWLPLTLDDSNGTASLEWYKEWNIDAVKGTVTPPSLVNHAQGKTATAISIASGSSASNVNDSNYQTSWAASSNTWPAWWQVDFGAPKTITEIDISWFMYKGSEGYYKYKIEISNDGVNYSTLDRTSNTTYGFTTDAVHFTARYVRINMVNAVLWNNPGNWYIPTLHEVKMLGPATPDATNYSRFSSFNYPDRYIRHSNFTARIDANVSPVLDSHFRVVPGLGSSTGTSLESINFPGYFLKRNASNKIVLEAYTDTATYKGDATFLSSPGWADSSKVSLQSYSQPGYYIRHYDYVLQLDAINASSSATVKGDATFGRSDF; encoded by the coding sequence ATGTTTGGCCTTCATCCCGAGCGGACCAGCGCGGCAAGCGTGACGATCACCAACGGTTCCGATTGGCTGGATACCGCAGGCAATCCCATTCAGGCCAATAGCGGAAACATTCTGAAAGTCGGCAGCACGTATTACTGGTATGGCGAGCATGCGGTCAGCGGCAAGTTTGACAGCGTTAATGTCTATACTTCAACCGATCTGAAGAACTGGACGTTCAGCAATGCCATCCTGACCAAGGATTCAGCCACCGAGCTGGCCTCCAGCAAAATCGAACGTCCCAAAGTCATCTACAACGCCGCCACAAAGCAGTATGTGCTATGGGCACATTACGAGAACGGTACAGATTACAATCTGGGACGGGTCGCGGTAGCAACGAGTAGCACACCAAACGGTAAATACACGTATGAGGGAAGTTTTCGGCCTTTGGATTACGAGTCACGAGACATGACTGTTTTTATAGATACAGACGGTACAGGTTATCTGATCACAGCATCCCGCAAGAATGGCGGGGCTAATGATACCATGGCTATTTTCAAAATGAACGCCAGCTATACCGGTGTGGAATCCTTTGTGGGTTGGCAATTCGAGAACGCCTATCGTGAAGCTCCTGCCGTTGTGAAAAAGGGCAATCGTTACTACCTCTTCACCTCCCAGGCTGCTGGCTGGTATCCAAACCAGGGCGCGTATGCAACCACATCGTCTATGACAGGCCCATGGTCCGCTCTTACACCTTATGGCAATCCATCGGCCTTCGGCTCCCAGATCCATGATATTGCCACCATTACAGGCAGCGGCACCACATCTTATATTTATATGGGCGACCGCTGGAATCCACTCAATCTTGGTGAACATAAACATATCTGGCTTCCTTTAACCTTAGATGATTCAAACGGAACCGCCTCACTGGAATGGTACAAAGAGTGGAATATCGATGCTGTAAAAGGCACGGTAACGCCACCTTCTCTTGTTAATCACGCCCAAGGCAAAACAGCTACCGCCATCTCCATAGCCTCCGGCTCATCTGCATCCAATGTTAATGACAGCAACTATCAGACTTCTTGGGCAGCATCGTCCAATACTTGGCCAGCCTGGTGGCAGGTCGATTTCGGCGCACCGAAGACCATCACGGAGATCGATATCTCCTGGTTTATGTATAAAGGCTCGGAGGGCTATTATAAGTACAAAATTGAGATCAGCAACGATGGCGTCAACTACTCCACGCTGGACCGAACCAGCAACACCACCTATGGGTTTACGACCGACGCTGTTCATTTTACCGCCCGTTATGTGCGTATTAATATGGTCAATGCTGTCCTGTGGAACAATCCGGGTAACTGGTACATCCCAACCCTGCATGAGGTCAAAATGTTAGGCCCAGCAACACCTGATGCGACAAATTACAGCCGTTTCAGCTCCTTCAATTATCCGGATCGGTACATCCGTCATTCCAACTTCACTGCACGGATCGACGCCAACGTCTCACCTGTACTGGATTCCCATTTCCGCGTTGTGCCCGGCTTGGGCAGCTCTACAGGCACCTCCCTGGAGTCCATCAACTTTCCTGGCTACTTCCTGAAGCGCAATGCCAGCAACAAAATCGTACTTGAAGCGTACACGGATACCGCCACCTACAAAGGAGATGCCACCTTCCTGAGCAGCCCCGGCTGGGCTGACAGCTCCAAAGTATCCCTCCAGTCGTACAGCCAGCCCGGATATTACATCCGGCATTACGACTATGTATTGCAGCTGGATGCCATCAATGCCTCCAGCAGCGCAACGGTGAAGGGTGACGCCACGTTTGGGCGAAGCGATTTTTAG
- a CDS encoding DEAD/DEAH box helicase encodes MSKQQFKDYGLGEEIVKALDSLGYETPTEVQTKVIPVALENKDLVVKSQTGSGKTAAYGIPVCELVDWNENKPQALILTPTRELALQVNEDITNIGRFKRIKATALYGQSPFHVQKAELKQRTHVAVGTPGRVLDHIERGTLPLDRISYLVIDEADEMLNMGFIETVQSIIQALPSERVTMLFSATFPEDVAKLSRKYMNNPVEIEIKASGLTTATIEHAVIHVPEVNKTALLQDLFIVENPDSCIVFCRTQENVDKLFRVMADLDYPADRIHGGMEQDERIEVMNAFRRGQFRYLIATDVAARGIDITNITHVINYDIPLEKEGYVHRTGRTGRAGKTGKAFTLVTPKDGRRLAEIESYIGFEIPVVKAPSEEAVDRRREEFEKRLKIVPDRKKDKREQLNQQIMKLNFNGGKKKKLRAVDFVGTIAKIEGVTADDIGIITILDNVTDVEILNGKGPLVLEVMQNTTIKKMQLKVRKGHK; translated from the coding sequence ATGAGTAAGCAACAATTTAAAGATTATGGACTTGGCGAAGAAATCGTAAAAGCGCTGGATAGCCTGGGCTATGAAACTCCAACGGAGGTTCAAACCAAAGTTATTCCAGTCGCCCTTGAAAATAAAGATCTTGTGGTCAAATCCCAAACAGGCAGCGGGAAAACAGCCGCTTACGGCATTCCAGTCTGTGAGCTGGTAGATTGGAACGAAAATAAACCCCAGGCTTTGATTCTCACGCCAACCCGCGAGCTGGCTTTGCAAGTGAACGAAGACATTACCAATATCGGACGCTTTAAGCGTATTAAAGCAACCGCACTATACGGTCAGTCTCCTTTTCATGTTCAAAAAGCCGAGTTAAAACAAAGAACACATGTCGCTGTAGGCACACCTGGACGGGTACTGGACCATATCGAACGTGGCACCCTGCCGCTGGATCGGATCTCATACCTTGTCATTGACGAGGCCGATGAGATGCTGAACATGGGCTTCATCGAGACGGTGCAATCCATTATTCAAGCACTGCCTAGTGAGCGAGTGACGATGTTATTTTCCGCGACGTTCCCTGAAGATGTAGCCAAGCTGTCACGCAAATACATGAACAATCCGGTCGAGATTGAGATCAAGGCAAGTGGTCTTACCACAGCCACGATTGAACATGCCGTGATTCACGTGCCAGAGGTGAACAAAACGGCGCTGCTTCAGGACCTGTTTATTGTTGAAAACCCAGATAGCTGTATCGTGTTCTGTCGTACGCAGGAGAACGTGGATAAACTGTTCCGGGTCATGGCTGATCTCGATTATCCAGCGGATCGCATCCACGGAGGCATGGAACAAGATGAGCGCATCGAAGTGATGAATGCATTCAGAAGAGGACAATTCCGTTATCTGATTGCAACGGATGTAGCCGCGCGCGGGATTGATATCACGAATATTACCCATGTCATTAACTACGATATTCCTTTGGAAAAAGAGGGATACGTACACCGTACAGGCCGTACGGGTCGCGCAGGTAAAACAGGTAAAGCCTTTACTTTGGTTACCCCGAAGGATGGCAGACGCCTGGCCGAGATCGAATCGTATATCGGATTTGAGATCCCTGTCGTTAAAGCTCCTTCCGAGGAAGCTGTGGACCGTCGCCGGGAAGAGTTCGAGAAGCGATTGAAAATCGTGCCTGATCGCAAAAAGGACAAGCGTGAACAGTTGAACCAACAGATCATGAAGCTGAACTTCAACGGAGGCAAGAAAAAGAAACTTCGTGCGGTAGACTTCGTGGGCACCATCGCCAAGATTGAAGGCGTCACTGCAGACGACATCGGGATTATTACCATTCTGGATAATGTAACCGATGTGGAAATTCTGAACGGCAAAGGACCACTTGTGCTTGAGGTAATGCAGAATACAACGATCAAGAAAATGCAGCTCAAGGTTCGCAAAGGTCATAAATAG